The region ACCGTATGACCAGGCGTCGCCCCCTGCTCCTGGTAACCGTGGCCACCGTCGTCCTCACCGTCCTGGCGACGCTGGCGATCCGCCATGCCGCCCGGCCCACCGCGGCCGCCCATGCGGGCTCCTCGGTGTCCGTCGCCCCCGGTCCGCGGATCATCGCCCGCAGCACGGCCCCCGGCAGCCGCGACCATCTGATCTCCGTCGGCGCCCACCGGCCCGGGGCGCGGCGCCTCACCTCACCGGTCACCTGCACCCGGGTCCACGCGTCCGGCGGCACCGCCCTGTGCCTGCGCCTGGACGGCGATCTCAAGACCTACGAACTCGCCGTCATGGACCGCGACTTGAAGGTCCGGCGGACCCTTCCGCTGGTCGGGGTGCCCAACCGGGCCCGGGTGTCGCCCAGTGGCCGTATGGTCGCCTGGACGGTCTTCGTCGCCGGTGACTCCTACAACGGCGGCCGCTTCTCCACCCGGGCGGGCATCCTCGACACCCGTACGCAGTGGCTCGTCCCGACGCTGGAGGACTGGCACGTCACCCTGCACGGCAAGCCCTACACCGCCGTCGACCTCAACATCTGGGGCGTCACCTTCGCCCCTGATGACCGGCACTTCTACGCGACCCTGTCCACCAAGGGGCACCGTTATCTGGTCCGCGGCGACCTCGCACACCGCACCCTGCGCGCGCTCCGCGCGAACGTCGAATGCCCCTCACTGTCCCCCGACGGGACCCGTATCGCCTTCAAATCGGCCCGTGACGACCAGCCCTCCCACGGCTGGCGGCTCTCCGTCCTCGATGTGGCCACGAACCGGGTCACACCCCTGGCCGAGACGCGGTCCGTGGACGACCAGGCGGCCTGGCTCGACGGGCGCACCGTGGCCTACGCCCTGCCCAGCGGGCGCGCCCGCGCCGACGTCTGGCGGGTGCCGGCCGACGGCTCGGGCACGCCGCGGATGCTGCTGCACGACGCCGATTCGCCGGCGGCCCTCGGCGGGGCGAGCTGAGCACGGGTGATCCGACCGCGGTGTGCGTGGCCGTCAGGCGGTCGAAGCCGGGCGGGCGTCCGCCTCGGCCGCCTCGCCGCAGGCGGTGGCCGATTTGGTCGGACGGCTGCGGAATGACTGCACGGATTCCACGTCGCCGCAGGTGGGACCGGATGGCGCGGGAGGAGTAGGCCCGGTCCGCGAGCACGGCCAACGGCTGGGTTCGGGGCCTGCCGGGCCCGCCTCGCGGGACGACTGCCGCTGCTGGCACTGGGCAAGGCCCGCGCCGCGATCGAGCCGCTGCAACTGCTCAGCGCCGGCACTGGCGATGGAGCGTACGCAGCCCGGCACCTGGCCGGGAATCTGGCCCGACGGCTCCCGGCCGACTGACTCCACAGGCATTCGGGCCGGCGGTACCCGGCCCCCGACGGGCCGGGTTGCGCTCGGATCTTGGCCATTGACCTGCCCAGGCCGACTTCCCTAATGGGCGGAGCTGCCAGGTCTGCCGGGTGGCAGCGGTCAGAGTTGGTGCTACAGGTTGCCGAGCCGATGCCGGCGGTGCCGGCCCCCGTTCAGGATCAGAGCGGGCGGAGGTTGCAACGCGAGGCCGGAGAGCTCCTGTACCGCGTGGTCATGCTGATGTGCCGGCGGCCGCCGCGTTCCTGTGGGGAGCCGCGATCGGCCACGTCTACCAGTGGTTCGCCCACGGCGACCACGCCGCCGGAAACGCGGGTGGCATCCTCGCCAACGACGTTCTGCTTCCCGCCGTGATGATCGCCTTGGCCGCCCGGGACGTCCGCCGCGCCGGCTCGGGCCGCGGCCACACCGCCCGCCCGGCCGCCTGACACGGCGGCGACGGGCCGTCGCCCGGCGGATCCGCGGCGAGGGGCCGGCTGCACGAAGCGCAGACGTGGTGGGCTGACTACGACTCAGTACCTGATGTTCAAACGTCTGATGTTTGTATAGAGTGCTGCCATGAAACGCATCAGCGCACCGCGGCGGACCACCAGCCTCTCCGCTCAGCTCGTTGACAGTCTCCGCTCCCACATCGAGTCCGGCGGGTGGCCGGTGGGGACGCGGATCCCGCCGGAACAGGCCCTCATCGAAGAACTCGGCGTCGGACGCAGCACCCTGCGGGAGGCGATCGGTGCGCTGGTGCACCTGGGCCTGCTGGAGCCCCGCGCCGGCGACGGCACCTACGTCCGCTCATCGAGCGAGCTGCAGTCGGTCATGGTGCGGCGGGCGAGCTCCGCGCGGCGGGACCACGTGCTGGAGCTGCGGACCGTTCTGGAGGAGTACGCCTCCCAAGCCGCGGCCCTGCGCCGCGACGAGAGTCAGTTGCAGCAGCTGCGGGAGCTCCTGGCCGACGCCGACGCGGCCTGCGCCGATGAGGACACGTCCGCGGCCACGAACGTCGACGCGCTGTTCCACCGGGCCGTGGTCCGGGCGAGCGGGAACGACCTGCTGATCGAGGTGTACGACTACCTCGGCACGGCGCTCACCTCGTCCTTGGGGGGCCTGCCCTGGGACGCCGTCCATGCCGAGGAGCACGCCCGCCTGCACCGCCGGCTCGTCGACGCGATCGAAGCCCGGGACGCGGGCGGCGCCCGTGGCGCGGCGGCCGCGATCGTCCAGCTCACCCGCGGCCACGAGACCGGCACACCACGAGCCGCGGAGGACCGGTGAGTGCGCGGCCGGCTTCCCTACCGGCTGTCCTGGGCATTGCCACGACGGTCGCCGGATACGGCGCGGGCCAGGACCGCCAGCTGCGTCAGCCCGCCCGCTGACACGAACACCCCACCCACACGGCAACGCCGCCCACCCGAACGGGCTTTCACGGCCGAAAAGGAGACCACTCGTGTCCCACTCCCGACCCCCCGCCGCCGAACTCGACGCACGTACCGACCGTCGGAACGCCCACCTGTCCGCGACCGACGCGCAGTTCCGTGACACCGTGCCCCTGGACGCCGTCACCGAGGCGATCCGGCGGCCCGGACTGCCGCTCGCCGCCCTGGTGGCCACGGTGATGAAGGGCTACGCCGACCGTCCCGCCCTGGGCGAGCGTGCCACCGAGCCGGTCACCGACCCGGAGACAGGCCGGACCACGCTGCGCCTGCTGAAGCGGTTCGACACGCTCACCTACGGCGAACTCTGGGAACGGGTGGGCGCGGTGGCCTCCGAGTGGCGGCACCACCCCGAACACGCGATGGGCCCGGGTGACCTCGTCGCCGTTCTCGGGTCCACGAGCTCCGAGTACACCGTGGTGGAGCTGGCCTGCATCCGCTCCGGCATGGTGTCCGTTCCCCTCCAGGCCGGTACCTCGGCGTTACACCTGGCCCCCATCATCGAGCAGACCGGACCCCGCCTGCTCGTGGCGCACGTCGACCACGTGGCGGTCGCGATCGACATAGCGGCGAACGCCCCCTCCCTGCGCCGGATCATCCTCATCGGCCACCACTCCGAGATCACCGCCCACCAGGAGGAGCTGGACTCCGCGCGCGGCCGGCTCGCGGCGCAGGACCGAGGCGTCACCCTGGACACACTGGCATCGGTCATCGACCGGGGAAGGACGCTGCCGTCGCTCCCGGAGGTTCCCGACGGGTCGGCAGCCGACGCGCTCAGCGCACTGATCTACACCTCGGGCAGTTCCGGCACCCCCAAGGGCGCCATGTACACCGAGCGCCTGGTCAGGCACTTCTGGATCGATTTCGTACCCGGCCAAGCGGTTCGGCCCTCCATCGTGCTGAACTACCTGCCCTTGAGCCACATGATGGGCAGGGGGGTACTGTTCAGCACGCTCGCCAAGGGAGGCCTCGCCTGCTTCACGGCGTCCAGCGACCTGTCGACGCTCTTCGAAGACCTCTCGCTGGTCCGACCCACCGAGTTCCTCATGGTTCCCCGCATCTCCGACATGCTCTTCCAGTACTACCGGGCCGAGTTGTCCCGCCGGACCGAGCCGGACGGCGATGCAGCCGAGCAGGTGAGGGAGGAGTTGCGGGAGAAGGTCATGGGCGGCCGCCTCCTGTGGGCCGTCACCGCCTCCGCTCCACCGAGCGACGAGCTGACGGCGTTCGTCGAGAACTGCCTCCACGTCAGACTGTCCGACGGCTACGGGTCGACGGAAGCCGGCATCGTCTCCCTCGACGGCCAGGTGCTGCGCCCGCCGGTGACCGACCACAAGCTGGCCGACGTACCCGAGCTCGGATACTTCGCGACCGACTCACCGCACCCCAGGGGCGAACTGCTGATCAGGTCCGACCGGCTCGTCCCCGGCTACTTCCGGCGCCCGGACGCCACCGCCGAGGCCTTCGACGAGGACGGCTTCTACCGTACGGGCGACATCATGGCCCGCGTCGGCCCCGACGCGCTGAGGTACGTCGACCGCCACTCCAACGTCCTCAAGCTGTCACAGGGCGAATTCGTCACGGTCTCCCGCCTGGAGGCGCTCTTCAGCGGCAGTCCGGTCGTCCGGCAGATCTTCCTGTACGGCAACAGCGCCCGCGCCTATCTGCTCGCGGTCGTCGTGCCGACGCAGGACGCCCTCGACCGCGCAGACGGCGACCCCCGGCGCATCAGGCCGGTCCTGCGGGAGTCCCTGCAGGAACTCGCCACCGAGGCGGGACTGAACTCCTACGAGATCCCCAGGGACTTCCTCATCGAGAGCGAGCCGTTCACCCAGGAGAACGGACTGCTCTCCGGAATGCGCAAGCCGCTGCGGCCCGCCCTGACGAAGCGTTACGGCGAGCACCTCGAAGCGCTGTACACCGAATTGGCCGGCCGCGAGGCCGACGAACTGCGGGCACTGCGCCGGCTCGGCCCCGACCAGCCCGTGCCGGAGACCGTGCTCCGGGCCGCACAGGCGCTCCTCGGGCAGCAGAACGGCGACCTGGATCCCGGCGCACGCTTCCTCGACCTCGGCGGTGACAGCCTGACGGCACTGTCGTTCTCCCAGTTGCTGAAGGGGATCTACCGCGTCGATGTTCCTGTCGACGTGGTCATCAACCCGGTCAACACGCTGCGGCGGGTGGCCGACCACATCGAGCGGGCGCTCGCGTCGGAACACCGCCGCCCTACCGCCGACAGCCTCCACGGCCCTGACGCGACGCGACTCGACGTGGCCGACCTACGGCTGGACGCGTTCCTCGACGCGCGGGCCATCGGGCGGGCCGAACGGCCGGCCGGTCCGCTGCCCGAGGCCCGGACCGTGCTGCTGACCGGCGCCAACGGCTACCTGGGCCGTTTTCTGTGTCTCGAATGGCTGGAGCGCGTGGCGCAGCGCGGTGGCACGCTGGTGTGCGTGGTCCGCGGCTCCTCCGCCGAGACGGCCCGGGCACGGCTGGAGGCGGCCTTCGACAGCGGCGACCCGGAACTCATGGAGCGCTACCACGAGCTCGCCGCCCGGCATCTGCACGTGATCGCCGGCGACATCGGGGAACCGGACCTCGGACTCGACGACAGGACTTGGCAGCGGCTGGCCGACACCGTCGACCTGATCGTCCACCCGGCGGCACTGGTCAACCATGTCCTGCCCTACGACCAGTTGTTCGGTCCCAACGTACGGGGAACAGCCGAATTGATCAGGCTCGCGGTCACCTCCCGAATCAAGCAGTTCACCTACCTGTCGACGGTCGCCGTCGTCTTCGGGAACGAGGCAGCGGCCGACGAGTCGGCGGACATCCGCACCGCCTGCCGGACACGCGGCCTCGAAGGTGACTACGCCGACGGTTACGCGGCCAGCAAATGGGCCGGCGAGGTGCTGCTGCACGAGGCGCACGAAAGGTTCGGGCTGCCGGTCGCGGTCTTCCGCTCGAACCTGATCCTCGCGCACCCGCGCTACCGCGGCCAGCTCAACATCCCGGACGTCTTCACCCGCCTCCTGCTGAGCCTGCTGGCGACAGGCATCGCACCCGGCAGCTTCTACGCCCGCGACACGGGGGACGGCAGCGCACACTACGACGCACTCCCCGTGGACTTCACCGCGCGGGCGATCACCTCGCTGGGTGACGACGCACGAGAGGGCCACCGGACCTACAACGTGGTCAACCCGCACGAGGACGGCATCTCCCTCGACACGTTCGTCGACTGGCTGATGACAGCCGGGCACCCCTTGACCCGCGTCCAGGACCACGCCGAGTGGCTCGACCGTTTCGAGACCGCCCTGCGGGGCCTGCCCGACCACCAGAAGCAACATTCGCTGCTTCCTCTGCTGCACGCCTTCGCCGAGCCGCAGAAGTCACTGCCCGGGTCCGCCCTGCCGGCGGACCGGTTCCGTGCGGCGGTACGGGCCGCTGCCCTCGACGAGGAGAACGACATCCCTCATCTGTCACCGGCCCTGATCACCAAGTATGTGGCTGACCTGCGGGCGCAGTACCTGATTTGACGCGCACCTGCGCGTCGGCGGACGGCCTCGTCACGCTGCCTCCGGGCCAGCGGCGCCGGTGAGGAAGACCGGCCAGCCGATCTCGGTCCGCCACAGAGCGGTCCGGGGTATGGTGCCGGCCGACCAGGTAGTACTCGCGGAGCGGGCCGTCGACCGCGAAGGCGTGGCGCGCGACGTGGGCAGCCAGCGCGCCGTAGGCGCGGTCGACCTCGGAGGGCGGTCCGCAGTGCTCGAGCACGGCCGGCTCCACCGGCGGCGCGAGCAGCGGTTCGACCCGGCCGACCGGCCGGAGGGGGCGCCGTCCGGGATGGTGTGACGGGCAGGTGGCCAAGCCCAGTAACTCACCGTCACCGACCACAGAACCCGATCCAGAACCATTTCTCCTCGACATCCATCCTCAAGCCAGTTGATGGCCAACCGCCTCCGGAAGGCGTCGATAAACGCTGTCTCCAGAAGTCGATGAAGCCAGCTGGTTTCGTTGATCTCCAGGAACAGCGTTTGTCGACAGGTTCCGGAGTCACTTGATGATCAATGGGCCCGTAAATGTCGATGAGAAATGACGGCGCTGACGTGGCCGTGAAGGCGGGACGGTCAGCCGCCCGTCAGGGCAACTGACAGTCGGTGGCAGGTAGCGGCAGGTGTCAGAGCCTGTGTGGCTTGGTCCTCGCTGCTCGTCGGCCGTAACCGCCAGCGTTGGGACGGCCCGGCCCCCTTATGGGGCGACCAGTATGCGGCCCAGCTGTGCACGGCTCTCCAGCAGCCGGTGCACCTCGCTGGTCTCGGTCAGCGGCAGCTGGGCGTGGACCGCTGCATGAAGGAATCCCTGGGCCGCGCACTCGGTAAGTTCAGCCAGGTCCCTCGCTGCGCGCTCGGGGTCAGCCGCATACGCGGCTATGAGGGAGAACCCGGTGACGGACCTCAGGGCGAACAGGTCGGTGACGGGGATGCTGCCGAGCTCGCCGCTCGCGGCACCGTACGTCACCAGGCGTCCGTACGGTGCCAGTACGTCCAGGCTTCGGCGCAGGATCTCGCCGCCGGCCGCGTCGAGGACGATATCCACGCCGCCGGGCGCGGCCGTGCGGACCTGCTCCGGCCAGTCCTCGTCGGTGTAGTTGACGCCGATGTCGGCGCCCTGGGCGCGGGCGAAGTCCAGCTTGGCCGCTGTACTGGCCGTGGCGATGACCGTACCCGCACCGAGCGCCTTCGCGAGCTGCACGACCAGGTGGCCGATGGCGCCCGCGGCGGAGTGCACCAGTACAGTCTCGCCGCGCGTCAGACGCCCGGCGCGCAGCACGCCCAGGGCCACTGGTGCCGCCATGGGGAGCGCGCTGGCCGTGCCTGCGTCGAGCCCGTCGGGTACCAGGACGAGCCGCGGCGTGTCAGCGACGATGAGGTCACAGAACGCGTCCTCGGAAGCCGTGGCGACCCGACGTCCAATCAGGGCCGGGTCCGTGTCCGGTCCGACTGCCTCGACCGTGCCCACCACGTCGCCGGTGAGGGACCTGGGTAAGGGCCGCCGGTAGAGCTCGGTCTGAGCCATGCCGCGCCGGAGCTGGGTGTCCACGAAGTTGGCGGCGATCGCCGCGGCCCGGATCAGCACCTGTCCCGCTTTCGGGACGGGCGCCGGGATCTCTTCCAAGGCAAGGACCTCAGGGCCGCCGTAGGAGTGGTAGCGGATTCGTCGCATGGCAACTCTCCTCGAACGGAGTGGCGTTCTAAACTGGACCGGCGGTCCAATTTCGACCGTACTGGACCGACGGTCCAGTTGTCTATGGGCGTTGTCCTGGATGAGGAGAGAGCTGATGGCGGAAGGCCGCCGCGAACGCGCCGATGCGACACGCAATCGGCGCGCGATCCTTGAGGCCACGGAGAGCCTCCTTGCCGAGCACCCTCCGGAGCAGGTCTCGATGGAGCGCATCGCTGCCGCGGCGGGCGTGGGCAAGGGCACGGTGTTCCACCGTTTCGGCAACCGCGCGGGTCTGATGCGGGAGCTGATGCTGGAACGCGCTCACGCCCTGCGCGAATCGGTCACGGAAGGCCCCCCGCCACTGGGCCCGGGCGCTCCTCCCCGGCAACGGCTGCTGGCCTTCCTCGACGCGGTCGTGGACGTGGTCGGACGGAACAAGGGTCTGCTGGCCGCTCTCGGGCAGGCGGCGACAGCCCCTTGCGACGCCCAGAAGGACTCGTCGGAACAACACTCGGTCTACGGGTTCTGGCACGGCCACATCAGCGCGCTGATCACCGAGGAACGCCCCGACCTGGACGCCGAGGTCGTGGCCCATATCCTGCTCGGTGCCCTGCAGAACGGGCCGATCGTGCACCTGCTGGGGCAGGGAGAGACTCGACGGCTTGCAATGTCGCTGAGGCTGCTCGCCACCGGCGCGCTGGAGGAGTGACGTCCCGCCGGGAACCGCCCCCCTTCGGGACGTGCGCTCTGGCCTCGTCCCGACAGGTTCATCACGGACTTCGTCCTGCGTCCCGCGAGACGGAACGCGCCGGCGGCCCGGCGTAGCGGGAGCTGTACGCGCTGATGCCCACGGACGTCCAGTCCGTGGGCATCAGTGGGTGACGTCGGTCAGTTCTGCTGCATGGCCTTGAGGTCGTCCAGCCTCAGTTCGTCCGTGCCGCGGTCGGACGCTGCTCTGGGTCCGCGCCGAGGCGCATGAAGTGGTCTCCGGATCCCTGCGGCAGATGGTCGTTGAGGTCCGCGAGCGTCGGGCCGCCGAGTCCCAGGAGCACGCTCGGCAGTGCCCACAGGAGCGTGACGAGGATCGACAGCGCGCCGGCCGGGTGACGCGTGGCGAATGCCACCCCGACGGTCAGCACGGCGACCAGCGCCTGGTAGAGACCGACCGCGAGGACCTGCAGGAGGCTCGGGCCGACCTCGAAGGAGGCCCGTCCGCCGAACGCCGGCCAGGCCACCGCCGTGCCCACGACGGCGAACGTGGCGCCGGCGACGAACGCGACCACGGCCGCCACCAGTGCCTTCGCCGCCTGGACATGATGCCGCCGGGGCATCGACAGCAGGGAAGCGCGCACGCTTCCCGTCGAGTATTCGGAGGTGACCGCGACCGTGGCCAGGACGACGACCGCGAACTGGACGAGGGCGGCGGAGGAGGCCGCTGCGTTCCCGACGGGCTGGATCGCATGCTCGTTGATGCGGGCGATCGAGGCGTAGTAGTAGGTGAAGACAACGGTGATCGCGAGGCCCGCCAGCAGGCAGAGGTAGGGGGCTCGGACGGAGAAGAGTTTGGTCCATTCGGAGGCGATCGCCCCGGCGAAGCCACCAAGTGTGCCCCGACCAGGAGTGACGGGCACGGCTCGAGGCGGTTCCGTTCGCCTGCTGGATGTCGTCGAGCTGGTCACTGTCATTCCCCTTCTTTCGGTGCCGCGGCCGCAACGGTCGTGTCCGCGACGCTGCCGCCCGTCGTGTACTCGACGCTGCGAGCGGTCAGGTCCATGTACGCCTGCTCCAGCGAGACCTGGACGTCCCTGAGCTGGTGCAGCCGGACTCGGCGGTGATGGGCCAGGTCGCCGATCTCGGCGGCGGTGCGGCCCTCGACGGTGAGTTCGCCGGACGCGGACGTCTCGACGCTCACCCCCTCAGCCGTCATCAGATGACGGACCAGCGTCGCCTTCTCCTCGGAGTCGGGCCACGGCGCGCGCCGACGCGGGAGAGGCGGCAGCGAGGAACTCCGTCATGGAGGTGTCGCTCAGCAGCCGGCCACGGCCGATGACGACGAGGTGATCGGCCGTCAGCTGCATCTCGCTCATCAGGTGACTGGAGAGGAACACGGTGCGTCCTTCCGCCGCCTGGTCACGGACGAGCCTGCGGATCCACCGCACGCCGTCCGGGTCGAGTCCGTTGACCGGCTCGTCCAGGACGAGCACCGGCGGATCGCCGAGCAAGGCGCCCGCCACCCCGAGTCGCCCGCTCATGCCGAGCGAGTACGTACCTGCCGGCCGGCGCGCCGCCTTGGTCAGGCCCACCTTCTCCAGCACCTCATCCACGCGGCGTACCGGGATGCCGTTGGCCCGGGCCTGGGCGACGAGGTGCGTGCGGCCGGAACGGGCCGGGTGGACCGCCCGCGCGTCCAGCATCGCGCCAACCGCACACAGCGGCCGGCGCAGGGCCGCGTA is a window of Streptomyces caniferus DNA encoding:
- a CDS encoding DUF6790 family protein, which produces MPAAAAFLWGAAIGHVYQWFAHGDHAAGNAGGILANDVLLPAVMIALAARDVRRAGSGRGHTARPAA
- a CDS encoding FadR/GntR family transcriptional regulator; translated protein: MKRISAPRRTTSLSAQLVDSLRSHIESGGWPVGTRIPPEQALIEELGVGRSTLREAIGALVHLGLLEPRAGDGTYVRSSSELQSVMVRRASSARRDHVLELRTVLEEYASQAAALRRDESQLQQLRELLADADAACADEDTSAATNVDALFHRAVVRASGNDLLIEVYDYLGTALTSSLGGLPWDAVHAEEHARLHRRLVDAIEARDAGGARGAAAAIVQLTRGHETGTPRAAEDR
- the car gene encoding carboxylic acid reductase, translating into MSHSRPPAAELDARTDRRNAHLSATDAQFRDTVPLDAVTEAIRRPGLPLAALVATVMKGYADRPALGERATEPVTDPETGRTTLRLLKRFDTLTYGELWERVGAVASEWRHHPEHAMGPGDLVAVLGSTSSEYTVVELACIRSGMVSVPLQAGTSALHLAPIIEQTGPRLLVAHVDHVAVAIDIAANAPSLRRIILIGHHSEITAHQEELDSARGRLAAQDRGVTLDTLASVIDRGRTLPSLPEVPDGSAADALSALIYTSGSSGTPKGAMYTERLVRHFWIDFVPGQAVRPSIVLNYLPLSHMMGRGVLFSTLAKGGLACFTASSDLSTLFEDLSLVRPTEFLMVPRISDMLFQYYRAELSRRTEPDGDAAEQVREELREKVMGGRLLWAVTASAPPSDELTAFVENCLHVRLSDGYGSTEAGIVSLDGQVLRPPVTDHKLADVPELGYFATDSPHPRGELLIRSDRLVPGYFRRPDATAEAFDEDGFYRTGDIMARVGPDALRYVDRHSNVLKLSQGEFVTVSRLEALFSGSPVVRQIFLYGNSARAYLLAVVVPTQDALDRADGDPRRIRPVLRESLQELATEAGLNSYEIPRDFLIESEPFTQENGLLSGMRKPLRPALTKRYGEHLEALYTELAGREADELRALRRLGPDQPVPETVLRAAQALLGQQNGDLDPGARFLDLGGDSLTALSFSQLLKGIYRVDVPVDVVINPVNTLRRVADHIERALASEHRRPTADSLHGPDATRLDVADLRLDAFLDARAIGRAERPAGPLPEARTVLLTGANGYLGRFLCLEWLERVAQRGGTLVCVVRGSSAETARARLEAAFDSGDPELMERYHELAARHLHVIAGDIGEPDLGLDDRTWQRLADTVDLIVHPAALVNHVLPYDQLFGPNVRGTAELIRLAVTSRIKQFTYLSTVAVVFGNEAAADESADIRTACRTRGLEGDYADGYAASKWAGEVLLHEAHERFGLPVAVFRSNLILAHPRYRGQLNIPDVFTRLLLSLLATGIAPGSFYARDTGDGSAHYDALPVDFTARAITSLGDDAREGHRTYNVVNPHEDGISLDTFVDWLMTAGHPLTRVQDHAEWLDRFETALRGLPDHQKQHSLLPLLHAFAEPQKSLPGSALPADRFRAAVRAAALDEENDIPHLSPALITKYVADLRAQYLI
- a CDS encoding quinone oxidoreductase family protein, which produces MRRIRYHSYGGPEVLALEEIPAPVPKAGQVLIRAAAIAANFVDTQLRRGMAQTELYRRPLPRSLTGDVVGTVEAVGPDTDPALIGRRVATASEDAFCDLIVADTPRLVLVPDGLDAGTASALPMAAPVALGVLRAGRLTRGETVLVHSAAGAIGHLVVQLAKALGAGTVIATASTAAKLDFARAQGADIGVNYTDEDWPEQVRTAAPGGVDIVLDAAGGEILRRSLDVLAPYGRLVTYGAASGELGSIPVTDLFALRSVTGFSLIAAYAADPERAARDLAELTECAAQGFLHAAVHAQLPLTETSEVHRLLESRAQLGRILVAP
- a CDS encoding TetR/AcrR family transcriptional regulator, whose protein sequence is MAEGRRERADATRNRRAILEATESLLAEHPPEQVSMERIAAAAGVGKGTVFHRFGNRAGLMRELMLERAHALRESVTEGPPPLGPGAPPRQRLLAFLDAVVDVVGRNKGLLAALGQAATAPCDAQKDSSEQHSVYGFWHGHISALITEERPDLDAEVVAHILLGALQNGPIVHLLGQGETRRLAMSLRLLATGALEE
- a CDS encoding ABC transporter permease — translated: MPVTPGRGTLGGFAGAIASEWTKLFSVRAPYLCLLAGLAITVVFTYYYASIARINEHAIQPVGNAAASSAALVQFAVVVLATVAVTSEYSTGSVRASLLSMPRRHHVQAAKALVAAVVAFVAGATFAVVGTAVAWPAFGGRASFEVGPSLLQVLAVGLYQALVAVLTVGVAFATRHPAGALSILVTLLWALPSVLLGLGGPTLADLNDHLPQGSGDHFMRLGADPEQRPTAARTN